A genomic window from Lotus japonicus ecotype B-129 chromosome 1, LjGifu_v1.2 includes:
- the LOC130743688 gene encoding uncharacterized protein LOC130743688, with protein sequence MSEKRNPKRPKSLPSKMPVTDFSDVPNIDDNILFPVEEIVQYPLPGYVSPSSINFSPDDSLISYLYSPEQTLNRKVFAFNVKTKAQELLFSPPDGGLDESNISPEEKLRRERLRERGLGVTRYEWVKTSSKRKAVMVPLPAGIYIQDISQSKAELKLSSIPSSPIIDPHLSPDGSMLAYVRDHELHVLNLFTNESKQLTHGAKENGLTRGLAEYIAQEEMDRKNGYWWSLDSKYIAFTEVDSSEIPLFRIMHQGKSSVGLEAQEDHPYPFAGASNVKVRLGVVSAAGSSITWMDLLCGGKEQQANEEEYLARVNWMHGNTLTAQVLNRHHTKIKILKFDIRTGQGKNILVEENSTWINIHDCFTPLDKGITKFSGGFIWASEKTGFRHLYLHDANGTCLGPITEGEWMVEQIAGVNEATGLLYFTGTLDGPLESNLYCAKLYVDGTHPPEAPTRLTLNKGKHIVVLDHHMQSFVDIYDSLGCPPRVLLCSLEDGRVIMPLFEQPFSVPRFKKLQLEPPEIVEIQANDGTVLYGALYKPDASRFGPPPYKTMINVYGGPSVQLVSNSWLNTVDMRAQYLRNQGILVWKLDNRGTARRGLKFESYLKHKLGQVDADDQLTGAEWLVKQGLAKAGHIGLYGWSYGGYLSAMTLSRYPDFFKCAVAGAPVTSWDGYDTFYTEKYMGLPSENQSEYESGSVMNQVHKLKGRLLLVHGMIDENVHFRHTARLINALVAAGKPYELVLFPDERHMPRRHSDRVYMEERMWEFIDRNL encoded by the exons ATGAGCGAGAAGAGGAATCCCAAGCGTCCCAAATCGCTGCCTTCTAAAATGCCTGTGACAGACTTCAGTGACGTGCCAAATATTGATGACAACATTCTGTTCCCGGTTGAAGAGATTGTACAATACCCACTGCCTGGATATGTTTCACCATCTTCAATAAATTTTAGCCCTGATGATAGTTTAATATCTTATTTATATAGTCCTGAGCAAACGTTGAACAGAAAGGTTTTTGCTTTTAATGTAAAGACCAAAGCACAAGAATTGTTATTCAGCCCTCCTGATGGTGGACTTGATGAGAGTAATATTTCTCCAGAAGAGAAGTTGAGGAGGGAGAGGTTAAGGGAGCGCGGTTTAGGAGTGACGCGCTATGAATGGGTGAAGACAAGCTCAAAAAGAAAAGCAGTCATGGTGCCATTGCCTGCTGGG ATTTATATCCAGGATATTTCCCAATCTAAGGCAGAGCTCAAGCTCTCAAGTATACCGAGCTCACCCATTATTGATCCACATTTATCTCCAGATGGATCAATGCTTGCTTATGTAAGAGACCATGAGCTGCATGTTTTGAATCTATTTACTAATGAATCGAAGCAGTTGACCCATGGTGCGAAAGAAAATGGTTTG ACTCGTGGGCTTGCGGAATATATAGCTCAG GAGGAGATGGATAGAAAAAATGGATATTGGTGGTCACTAGACAGTAAATATATTGCTTTTACTGAAGTTGATTCTTCTGAAATACCCCTTTTTAGAATTATGCACCAAGGTAAAAGCTCAGTTGGTTTGGAGGCACAGGAAGACCATCCTTATCCTTTTGCCGGAGCTTCGAATGTTAAAGTGCGCCTCGGGGTTGTTTCGGCAGCTGGAAGCTCCATCACTTGGATGGATCTTCTCTGTGGGGGCAAGGAACAGCAAGCTAATGAGGAGGAATATTTGGCAAGGGTCAATTGGATGCATGGAAACACTCTCACAGCTCAGGTATTGAACAGGCACCATACTAAAATAAAGATCCTTAAGTTTGATATTAGAACAGGCCAAGGGAAAAATATATTGGTTGAAGAAAACAGCACTTGGATCAATATACATGACTGTTTCACACCTCTTGATAAAGGAATTACCAAATTTTCTGGCGGATTCATTTGGGCTAGTGAGAAAACAGGATTTAGACATCTTTATCTTCATGATGCAAATGGGACTTGTTTAGGACCCATCACTGAAGGTGAATGGATGGTCGAGCAAATTGCTGGTGTGAATGAGGCTACAGGTCTATTATATTTTACTGGGACATTAGATGGTCCTCTGGAGTCAAACTTATATTGTGCTAAACTTTATGTTGATGGAACTCACCCACCTGAGGCCCCTACCAGACTTACACTTAACAAGGGGAAGCACATTGTGGTCCTTGATCATCACATGCAAAGTTTTGTTGATATCTATGATTCCCTTGGTTGTCCTCCTAGGGTGTTACTTTGCTCATTAGAGGACGGAAGAGTAATCATGCCTTTGTTTGAGCAGCCATTTTCAGTTCCAAGATTCAAAAAGCTTCAACTTGAGCCACCAGAGATTGTTGAAATACAGGCGAATGATGGCACTGTATTGTATGGAGCTCTATATAAGCCTGATGCTTCAAGATTTGGGCCTCCACCTTATAAAACTATGATCAATGTTTATGGTGGTCCAAGCGTACAGCTTGTTTCTAACTCTTGGCTTAATACAGTTGACATGAGAGCGCAATACCTGAGAAATCAAGGCATCTTAGTTTGGAAG TTAGACAATAGAGGAACTGCTAGACGAGGGTTGAAGTTTGAAAGCTATCTAAAACACAAACTAGGCCAAGTTGATGCTGATGACCAGCTAACTGGAGCAGAGTGGCTCGTTAAACAAGGGCTTGCAAAAGCTGGCCACATTGGATTGTACGGGTGGAGCTATGGTGGGTATCTCTCTGCCATGACACTGTCAAGATATCCAGATTTCTTCAAGTGCGCCGTAGCCGGTGCCCCAGTTACATCATGGGATGGATATGACACATTCTACACAGAGAAGTACATGGGATTGCCATCTGAAAATCAATCAGAGTACGAAAGCGGTTCTGTCATGAACCAAGTGCACAAGTTAAAAGGAAGGCTGTTGCTTGTGCATGGCATGATTGATGAGAATGTACATTTCAGGCACACTGCAAGGTTGATCAATGCTCTTGTGGCGGCAGGAAAACCATATGAGCTAGTACTTTTCCCAGATGAACGCCACATGCCTCGGCGACATAGTGATCGAGTTTATATGGAAGAGAGGATGTGGGAATTTATAGATAGGAATCTGTGA
- the LOC130744057 gene encoding uncharacterized protein LOC130744057: protein MDPNNMADLDIYDVIIDDIMNDTTIEDMMQEEMEFYQQHANTVRPKRTRKVIKRDREAGNERLWKDYFSENPVYTEELFRRRFRMQKHVFLRIVGALRSHNPYFLMSVDEVGRQGLSPLQKCTAVIRMLVYGSPADSVDEYVRIGESTAIECLNFFVEGSNNDINVLNQSSVFNEVLSGNAPMVNFSVNETMYNMRYYLADAWWKGY from the exons ATGGATCCAAACAATATGGCCGACTTGGACATTTACGACGTAATTATTGACGATATTATGAATGACACGACTATAGAAGATATGATGCAGGAGGAGATGGAGTTTTATCAACAACATGCCAACACCGTTAGGCCCAAGCGAACAAGAAAGGTGATAAAGAGAGATCGTGAAGCTGGGAACGAGCGGTTGTGGAAGGACTACTTCTCTGAAAATCCCGTGTACACGGAAGAGCTTTTCCGGCGAAGGTTTCGAATGCAAAAGCATGTGTTCCTCAGAATTGTAGGGGCCCTTAGGTCTCATAATCCGTACTTTTTAATGTCTGTTGATGAAGTTGGAAGACAAGGCCTgtcaccattacaaaagtgcaccGCCGTTATTCGTATGTTGGTGTACGGATCACCTGCTGACAGTGTTGACGAGTACGTTCgaattggtgaaagtactgcaattgagtgctTAAATTTTTTTGTAgaag gTTCTAACAATGACATTAATGTGCTAAATCAATCTTCTGTTTTTAATGAGGTTTTGAGTGGAAATGCTCCTATGGTGAACTTTAGCGTGAATGAAACAATGTATAACATGCGATACTATCTAGCAGACG CTTGGTGGAAAGGTTATTAA